Proteins from a single region of Juglans microcarpa x Juglans regia isolate MS1-56 chromosome 5S, Jm3101_v1.0, whole genome shotgun sequence:
- the LOC121266972 gene encoding uncharacterized protein LOC121266972, giving the protein MASTTGLDQNESYDDGSSSYFQKTVCLHDWWLIKAEEDFEGKRLAVAGFTSREQQAVRVFSSAPVLKRYDMFTLETADGICVFIKGFINKQRTSDNGFPSEVFSHFVFGFPPNWEEYAAKLLEGDSTTCVHSGNISAPDEFATHPGLVVGKKNSSPATKQTPKNHQLFVHENKHDIEPLKSRFHTVSENITIDASNGSKLCKHATKDGTEVNVTTCDFRSRSSARLKNLKGNLHDNPESRYSVKHRNKNLSPTLDAFENTDGAKMNSSSRTTIQSEGRMDISDSLPGNSMGQVFGNLSADVRSKRKEEKMAVNGSKSKRNKMNSIPFVYDDLSNIVQNNNCEFEGIGASSPSADEVQDPMHQTVLRKVDAECAGDGSQQKSNVKHPLNCGNNMTQGDLKTRNNNSARSPILHRTKDLKNAKEGENNAKEESMCSKRDFIYSPESLSFGRSRSGRPLVPTLEFWRNQLPVYDSDRKMTGIKDELIVIGQSRGSILEPQKKRRQ; this is encoded by the exons ATGGCTTCTACAACTGGTCTGGACCAAAACGAGTCCTACGATGATGGTTCATCATCTTACTTCCAGAAAACA GTATGCTTGCACGATTGGTGGTTAATCAAAGCTGAAGAGGACTTTGAAGGGAAACGACTAGCCGTTGCGGGCTTCACCTCGCGAGa GCAACAAGCAGTGCGTGTGTTTTCATCTGCACCAGTACTCAAAAGATACGATATGTTTACCCTGGAGACAGCTGACGggatttgtgtttttattaaaGGATTCATTAACAAGCAGCGGACTAGCGATAATGGGTTTCCTTCCGAG GTTTTTAGTCATTTTGTGTTTGGCTTTCCTCCCAACTGGGAAGAATATGCTGCAAAGCTCTTGGAAGGAGATTCTACCACTTGTGTTCATTCAGGAAATATTTCTGCACCAGATGAGTTTGCCACTCATCCAGGAT TGGTTGTAGGCAAGAAAAATTCTAGTCCAGCCACAAAACAAACTCCAAAAAATCACCAGCTGTTCGTTCATGAAAATAAGCATGATATTGAACCTTTAAAAAGTCGTTTTCATACTGTTTCTGAGAATATCACCATTGATGCTTCAAATGGTTCTAAGTTGTGTAAGCATGCGACCAAGGATGGAACAGAAGTGAATGTCACGACTTGTGATTTTCGGAGTAGGAGTTCCGCTAGATTGAAGAATCTGAAAGGCAATTTGCATGATAACCCAGAATCTAGGTATTCTGTGAAGCATAGAAACAAAAACTTGAGTCCCACATTAGATGCATTTGAAAACACTGATGGAGCAAAAATGAATAGTTCGTCAAGGACCACCATTCAATCTGAGGGGAGAATGGACATATCAGACAGCCTTCCTGGAAATTCTATGGGCCAAGTTTTTGGAAATTTGTCCGCGGATGTAAGAAGCAAacggaaagaagagaaaatggcAGTCAATGggtcaaaaagtaaaagaaataagatgaattCCATTCCCTTTGTTTATGATGATCTGAGCAATATTGTACAGAATAATAACTGTGAATTTGAGGGCATTGGGGCATCTAGCCCGTCTGCTGATGAAGTTCAAGACCCAATGCATCAGACTGTCCTTAGAAAAGTTGATGCTGAATGTGCTGGAGATGGTTCTCAGCAGAAATCCAATGTGAAACATCCGCTAAACTGTGGAAACAATATGACTCAAGGtgatttgaagacaaggaacaaTAATTCAGCTAGGTCTCCCATTTTGCATCGTACAAAGGACTTGAAGAATGCAAAGGAAGGAGAAAACAATGCTAAGGAAGAAAGCATGTGCAGTAAGagagattttatttattctccAGAGTCTTTGAGTTTTGGAAGATCAAGGTCAG GGAGACCACTGGTTCCTACATTGGAATTCTGGCGCAATCAATTGCCAGTTTATGATTCG GATCGCAAAATGACTGGAATTAAGGATGAGTTGATTGTGATAGGACAGTCTAGAG GGAGTATATTGGAGCCTCAGAAAAAGAGAAGGCAGTAG
- the LOC121267280 gene encoding disease resistance protein RPV1-like: MATSGASSSSPSTYDVFLSFRGEDTRNNFTAHLHNALRQRGINTYLDEELRRGEEISPALFKAIEESRISILVLSENYASSTWCLDELKKILECKRTRQQIVLPIFYLVDPSEVWHQRKSFGQALTKHEDRFKDDHMKMQKWKESLKEVAKLSGFHLKKEGILLVIDDVDQLEQLEKLVGDHDWFGLGSRIIITTRDQSLLTNHKVDSTYEMKRLDRKEACELFSWNAFKRNKPNDEYADLAKHIIHYSGGLPLALKVLGSDLYGRSIHEWISALSDYKRVPHQDIQKILRTSYDGLRENEKNIFLDIACFFKGERADYVIKILDNCGFSPDIGLEKLVDKCLITIDKHNILGMHDLLQEMGRELVREESPKEPGKRSRLWFYEDVRHVLEENTGTNKVEGIVVDIPKGDDRICLSPKAFVKMKNLRLFINRNARFSGRLNYLPNELRILDWPECPLQSLPSNFHGKKLIEFRMPSSHIKELGQGFESSSNLTIMDFSYCDSLIKIPDLSRSHSLKKLNLSCCTNLVEIHNSVGFLDKLVSWSLFGCSNLRGLPRSLKLRSLEWLNFYGCSSLIDFPEIECEMKHLRQIGLGYTAIKELPSSIGNLTGLQSLYLKGCKNLIRLPSKLLPLLAVSDSSISDDDYSTIAFPLYLESSVLSKSSFFRKSNCLTTLSWLDLSGSDIVSLPESITGFVGLRRLYVRYCKQLQEIPKLPPNIVEVYASGCKSLESFPEVTRKLQFNICDLQALDFIDLSGCDKMLLSIRNHVANPLLCKGHDYLDGIVFPGNRTPDWVSHRKESLERNSCEIDISGHQCLDDEIRGIALCAIVGPVLSLHPRPIVSARIIGNGILRYIQKQTFNLFASDGAQMGSDHVWLGYSVLESFELKGENLRVEFFTERSSMFFKSCGAHLVHKHEKSAEDYPSVLHEKVDNIEETEISVDLMEGNQLSKRHLDEDDDPNLELNWYPLQKRHCSTSGIKILDLENPQGPKDSKEDLNLDLDF, from the exons ATGGCCACCTCCGGAGCCTCCTCCTCGTCCCCTTCGACGTACGATGTATTCTTGAGTTTTAGAGGAGAAGATACTCGCAACAACTTTACTGCACACCTACACAACGCTTTGCGTCAAAGGGGAATCAATACCTACTTAGATGAGGAGCTTAGAAGGGGAGAGGAAATTTCACCAGCACTTTTCAAAGCCATTGAAGAGTCGAGGATTTCCATTCTTGTGCTATCGGAAAATTATGCATCGTCCACTTGGTGCTTGGACGAGCTTAAGAAAATCCTTGAGTGTAAGAGAACAAGACAACAAATTGTTCTACCAATATTTTACCTCGTAGATCCATCGGAGGTATGGCATCAGAGAAAGAGTTTTGGACAAGCATTGACTAAACATGAAGACAGATTTAAGGATGATCATATGAAGATGCAGAAATGGAAGGAATCCCTAAAAGAAGTGGCCAAGTTGTCTGGATTTCATTTAAAGAAGGAAGG GATTCTTTTAGTTATTGATGATGTGGATCAACTGGAGCAACTGGAGAAATTAGTTGGAGATCATGATTGGTTTGGTTTAGGAAGCAGAATCATCATAACAACAAGAGATCAAAGTTTATTGACTAATCATAAAGTTGATTCAACATACGAGATGAAGAGATTGGATCGAAAAGAAGCTTGTGAACTCTTTAGCTGGAATGCTTTCAAAAGAAACAAACCAAATGATGAATATGCAGACCTTGCAAAACATATTATACATTATTCTGGAGGCCTTCCACTAGCTTTAAAAGTGCTCGGTTCAGATCTATATGGTAGAAGTATACATGAATGGATAAGTGCTTTGAGTGACTACAAAAGGGTTCCTCACCAagatattcaaaaaatattaagaacaaGTTATGATGGGTTGCGTGAGAATGAgaagaatatttttcttgatattgcATGTTTCTTCAAAGGAGAGCGTGCAGATTATGTCATTAAAATATTAGACAATTGTGGTTTCTCTCCGGATATTGGTTTAGAAAAACTTGTGGATAAGTGCCTCATAACTATTGATAAGCATAACATATTGGGGATGCATGACTTGCTGCAAGAAATGGGTAGGGAACTTGTTCGTGAAGAATCACCTAAAGAACCTGGCAAACGCAGTAGATTATGGTTTTATGAAGATGTCCGCCATGTACTAGAAGAAAATACG GGGACAAACAAAGTTGAAGGCATAGTGGTAGATATTCCTAAAGGTGATGACAGGATTTGTTTAAGTCCCAAAGCTTTTGTGAAGATGAAAAATCTCAGATTGTTTATAAATCGTAATGCACGTTTTTCTGGAAGGCTTAATTATCTTCCTAACGAGTTAAGAATACTTGATTGGCCTGAATGTCCTTTACAATCTTTGCCATCCAATTTTCATGGGAAGAAACTCATTGAATTTAGAATGCCTAGTAGCCACATCAAGGAACTAGGGCAAGGATTTGAG aGTTCTTCAAACTTAACCATTATGGATTTCTCCTATTGTGATTCTCTAATAAAAATTCCAGATCTTTCAAGGAGTCATAGTTTGAAGAAATTGAATCTTAGTTGCTGTACAAATTTAGTCGAGATTCATAATTCTGTCGGATTTCTTGATAAGCTTGTTTCTTGGAGTCTTTTCGGATGCTCTAACCTTAGGGGTCTTCCAAGAAGCCTGAAGCTAAGATCTCTAGAATGGCTTAACTTTTATGGTTGTTCAAGCCTTATTGACTTCCCTGAAATTGAGTGTGAAATGAAACATTTAAGACAAATTGGATTGGGATACACTGCTATAAAAGAGCTACCTTCATCCATTGGGAACCTCACTGGACTGCAGTCATTATATTTGAAAGGCTGCAAAAACCTTATTCGTCTCCCAAGCA AATTACTCCCACTGTTAGCTGTATCAGATTCAAGCATTTCTGATGATGATTATTCCACAATAGCATTTCCATTGTATCTTGAAAGCTCTGTGCTATCAAAATCAAGCTTTTTTAGGAAATCTAATTGCTTGACCACTTTGTCTTGGTTAGATCTATCAGGGAGTGATATTGTTAGCCTTCCAGAAAGCATCACAGGATTTGTAGGATTGAGGCGCCTTTATGTGAGGTATTGCAAGCAACTTCAAGAAATTCCAAAACTTCCACCAAATATAGTAGAGGTATATGCCAGTGGATGCAAGTCATTGGAAAGCTTTCCAGAAGTCACaagaaaattacaattcaaTATATGTGACTTACAAGCACTAGATTTCATTGACTTGTCTGGATGCGATAAAATGCTGTTGAGTATAAGGAATCATGTGGCAAATCCTTTATTGTGTAag GGACATGACTATTTAGATGGTATTGTGTTTCCTGGAAATAGGACTCCAGACTGGGTCAGCCATCGAAAGGAGAGTTTAGAAAGGAATTCATGTGAAATAGATATTAGTGGACACCAatgtttggatgatgagatcagaggAATTGCTTTGTGTGCTATTGTTGGACCTGTTCTTTCATTGCACCCACGCCCTATTGTTAGTGCTAGGATCATCGGAAATGGTATCCTAAGGTACattcaaaaacaaacatttaATCTATTTGCATCTGATGGAGCCCAAATGGGGTCAGATCATGTATGGCTAGGGTACTCTGTTCTTGAATCTTTTGAGCTAAAGGGAGAGAATCTCCGAGTCGAGTTTTTCACTGAACGGAGTTCAATGTTCTTTAAAAGTTGTGGAGCCCATCTGGTACATAAACATGAAAAGAGTGCAGAAGATTATCCAAGTGTGCTCCATGAGAAGGTTGATAACATTGAAGAAACTGAGATTTCAGTAGATTTAATGGAGGGTAATCAGCTTTCTAAGAGGCACctagatgaggatgatgatccCAACTTGGAACTCAATTGGTACCCACTACAGAAGAGACATTGTTCAACCTCGGGCATCAAAATCTTGGATTTGGAGAATCCTCAAGGACCGAAAGATTCAAAAGAAGATTTGAATTTGGATCTGGATTTTTGA